The following proteins are encoded in a genomic region of Oncorhynchus kisutch isolate 150728-3 linkage group LG6, Okis_V2, whole genome shotgun sequence:
- the LOC109892124 gene encoding 2-acylglycerol O-acyltransferase 2-A: MKIQFAPTDLPLTRRLQMASVLQWVFSFLGLAPCCIMMFFVLMFTRFWLISVLYACWFFVDWETPSKGGRRFHFLCHLRVWDYMRDYFPVKLVKTADLDPGKNYILGFHPHGVLVAGAFINFCTYATGFRKLFPGLDSFLLMLPLWFRAPFFRDYIMMAGLIPSDKESASYLLRRQGGGNAVVIAVGGAPEALDARPGAFNILLANKKGFVKLAMEHGAHLVPVFSFGENELFDQVGNPRGTCLRWIQDKLQSIMGISLPLFHARGIFQYSFGIIPYRKPINTVVGRPIRVEKNEKPTEEELDALHQLYTEELSQLFEEHKGKYGVPENQHLSFV, encoded by the exons ATGAAGATCCAATTTGCCCCTACTGACTTGCCCCTAACCAGGAGACTGCAGATGGCCTCAGTGCTGCAGTGGGTCTTTTCCTTTCTGGGCCTGG CGCCATGCTGCATCATGATGTTCTTTGTGTTGATGTTCACACGGTTCTGGCTGATCAGCGTGCTGTATGCCTGTTGGTTTTTCGTCGACTGGGAAACGCCGTCTAAGGGGGGCCGCAGGTTCCACTTCCTGTGCCACCTACGTGTCTGGGACTACATGAGGGACTACTTCCCTGTCAAG CTGGTGAAGACAGCAGACTTGGACCCCGGGAAGAACTACATCCTTGGTTTCCATCCCCATGGGGTGCTGGTGGCTGGAGCCTTCATTAACTTCTGTACGTACGCTACAGGTTTCAGGAAGCTGTTCCCTGGCCTTGACAGCTTCCTGCTGATGCTGCCTCTCTGGTTCAGAGCCCCCTTTTTCAGAGACTACATCATGATGGCAG GTCTAATTCCCTCGGACAAGGAGAGTGCCAGCTATCTGTTACGTCGACAGGGAGGTGGGAATGCCGTTGTTATAGCAGTGGGAGGAGCCCCCGAGGCCCTGGACGCACGCCCTGGCGCTTTCAACATTCTCTTGGCCAATAAGAAAGGTTTCGTCAAACTGGCAATGGAACATGG TGCCCATCTGGTGCCAGTCTTCTCCTTTGGAGAGAACGAGTTGTTTGACCAGGTGGGGAACCCTCGAGGCACCTGTCTCCGCTGGATTCAGGACAAGCTGCAGAGCATCATGGGTATCTCTCTGCCCCTCTTCCATGCGCGGGGCATCTTCCAGTACAGCTTTGGTATCATACCCTATAGGAAGCCCATCAACACTGTGG TGGGACGGCCAATCAGAGTGGAGAAGAATGAAAAGCCCACAGAGGAAGAGCTGGATGCCCTCCATCAGCTCTACACAGAAGAACTCAGCCAGCTGTTTGAGGAGCACAAGGGCAAGTACGGAGTGCCAGAGAACCAACACCTTAGCTTCGTCTGA